The genomic region CGTTACATGTAACGTCTCTATGCCATTTGGCTCACTTTTATAAAGTTGATTTGAGATGCGATTGATGCCAAAATTCCCAGTAAAAGTTTTATTAGTTGAAGATTCACCTGTTGTCTTGGCAATTCTGAAAAAGCTGTTAGCTGCTACATCAGAAATAGAAGTTATTGGCACGGCTAGCAACGGTCAAGAAGCTTTGGAAAAAATTCTCGATCTGCAACCTACCGTCATTTGTACAGACCTACACATGAGAAAAATGGATGGTCTGGAGTTTACCAAACAGGTGATGGCAAAACACCCTTTACCAATTCTAGTTATCAGCAGTTCGGTACAGGAGAGCGACACCAATACGATTTTTCAGTTGTTACAAGCTGGAGCGATCGATGTCTTTCCCAAACCTGCAATGGGAACACCTTCAGAGTACGATCGCATCAAGCAAGAGTTAATTACCAAAATCAAAGTGCTTTCTGGTGTCAGCGTCTTCACGAAACCATTAAAGCAACCCGTAGCCTCAACCGCAGCTCAACCTCTAATTCAAGGCAGAATATCAGGCTCGCACGGATTGAAATCTTCAATTCGGATGGTGGCTGTTGGTGCTTCTACAGGTGGTCCCCAAGCATTACAAAAGCTTTTTAGCCAACTACCAAGTCATTTTCCAGCCCCCATTATTTGTACTCAGCATATTAGTGAAGGGTTTTTACATGGATTGGTGAGTTGGTTGGCAACTGAGTGTCAAGTCAAAGTTAAGATTGCTCAAGATGGGGAAATTCCATCACCGGGAACGGTTTATTTTGCACCAGAAAAGTGTCATTTAGAATTTAGTTCTCTAGTGGGACTTTGTAAGAAAGATGGAGCAAATTGAGCTAGAATGCGGGTAGGAGTTGCGTTTTACGTCAGTCTCGACAGGAGCAACGTAAGGTGAAAGATCAAGTACCAGCAGCGATGCCGCAGTGCTTTGAGAACTGGTGTCGTCGGTTTGATGATGTATTTTCGCGTCAGAAGCAGCGGCAGGAATTTCGTGTTTATCTAGGGGGACTGCTGGGTGAGAGTCAGCGCAAAAACCTGAGCCAACTGGTCACAAATACAGTAGATGGCTCCTACAACAGCCTCAGACATTTTCTCAACAATGCCCCTTGGGATGAAGTCAAGCTAAATAATCGGCGGTTGGAGGTGATGCACCAGTGTCGCCAGACGACCCCGAGTCAAGGTTTCACATTGATTGTAGATGATTCGGGACATCGCAAAAGTGGTGCGGCTACTGATGGGGTAGGACGGCAGTACATTGGGGAGATTGGCAAGACTGACAATGGTATTGTGCTGCTGACTACCTACTTGTATGATGGAGTGCGACGTCTGCCGTTAGATGTTGCACTCTATCAACACGCAAGTTTATTCGAGCAAGGCAAGGCAGACCCCAACTTCCAGAAAAAACCTGACCTGGCTCTAGACTTGGTTGACCAATGCTTGAAGCGCGGTTATCGACCGGGTGTGACTGTAATTGATGCAGGCTACGGTAATAACACGCCTTTTCTCAAGCAGTTGGAGTCGAGAAACCTAACTTACGTGGCAGCAATCGCCAAAAACCGCCAAGTTACTGCTCAAACATCAGGTGATGAGTCTGCTCGTAAGCAGGGATTAGAAGCTATTGCTCAAACCTTGGCAGTGGAGCAGTTCACACCTGTGCAACTCAATCTGGAGCAGCCCCGGACAGTTTGGGTGGCGCTGTTACCAGTTCACGTTCCGAAGCTCGAAGGCACTCGCTGGCTGGCGATTCAACTCAATGCCTCTAGTTTCGAGCAAGCGACGGAGGTGGATTACTTTCTCACCAATGCCTCTGACAACCAAGTCAGTGCGGCTTGGGTAGCTCAAACATATTCTGCTCGCAACTGGGTGGAGGTCTTCTATCGAGAAGCCAAGGGCTGGTTGGGTTTGAGTGAGTATCAAGTTCGGGATGCTCTGAGTATGAAGCGTCATTGGGTTTTAGTGTTCATCGCTTACACCTTCATCCTTTGGCATCAGTTGACCGGCGGATTCCGCAGACGTTGGGCAACCAAACCCTTACAAACCTTTGCCGAAGCATTGGAGGCATTCCGCACCGCAGTCGAGTTTCGTTTGGTCCGCTGGCTTAATGAGCATGTTGATGTATTTGCCTCTCACAGAGCTAAGTTCGGCTATATTTGGGCTTAGAAAGTTTTAAAGTCCCACTAGGCAAGTTTACTCTTAACCGAGCAACTGGCGTTGTAGATGGTCACTGCCCCTCAGTTACAGTGATGTTTAAATCTGCTGCCCAGTTTTATAGCAAAGGAATGATGGGCGTGCTACTCACAGGAATGGGTAGAGATGGTGCTACAGGGATGCAAGCGATCGCTCAAGCCGGAGGAGTGACAATTGCTCAAGACGAGGCAAGCAGCATCGTGTTTGGAATGCCAAAAGAAGCGATCGCTCTAGGAGCCGCGCAATACACCTTACCGATTCAAAGCATAGCTCCCTTCGTGCTGAGTCGAGTTTTTAGCAGATAACCGTTAGCAGTTATCAGTTGTCAATTAGCCATTAGCAATTAACCATCAACCATTAACTAACTTTCAGAAGCTTCAAACAACCACTTCCTAACTCGTTCCATGCTTTGCCAATCTGGTTTGCGGCTCATGCCATCGGCAATGTTTTGCTTGACTTCATCTCGCATATCGGAATCAACCATGATAAACTGCATGGCGCGATCGACGTGTTCTCGCACGCCTTTTTGTCCGGTTTCCAGCATTGCTACGGCAAGGTTAACTCTGGACTGGGCATCTTGGGGATGTAACTTAACTGCCTTTTGCGCCGCTTTGAGGGCAGCGTTTGATTTGTCGCTTAATAAATACAACCACGCCAAACAAGTCCAAGCAGCGCTGCTTTTGGGAGCGCGATCGCAAATGTCTTGAAAAACTGGAATTAACTTCTCTGGTTCTTCGCCAGCCTTGTAGCGTTCGAGTGCTGATTCAAATAAAGATGAGACAGTATCGGTCATTGTTAATGAAAGAAAGTAGGTAAATAGTTAACGGTTAACGGCTGACAGTCAACCGTTAACTGTCAACTGTCAACTCTACCTATTAAACACCAAACGATTTCCCGCAGCCACAA from Chroococcidiopsis sp. SAG 2025 harbors:
- a CDS encoding chemotaxis protein CheB codes for the protein MPKFPVKVLLVEDSPVVLAILKKLLAATSEIEVIGTASNGQEALEKILDLQPTVICTDLHMRKMDGLEFTKQVMAKHPLPILVISSSVQESDTNTIFQLLQAGAIDVFPKPAMGTPSEYDRIKQELITKIKVLSGVSVFTKPLKQPVASTAAQPLIQGRISGSHGLKSSIRMVAVGASTGGPQALQKLFSQLPSHFPAPIICTQHISEGFLHGLVSWLATECQVKVKIAQDGEIPSPGTVYFAPEKCHLEFSSLVGLCKKDGAN
- a CDS encoding IS701 family transposase; the protein is MKDQVPAAMPQCFENWCRRFDDVFSRQKQRQEFRVYLGGLLGESQRKNLSQLVTNTVDGSYNSLRHFLNNAPWDEVKLNNRRLEVMHQCRQTTPSQGFTLIVDDSGHRKSGAATDGVGRQYIGEIGKTDNGIVLLTTYLYDGVRRLPLDVALYQHASLFEQGKADPNFQKKPDLALDLVDQCLKRGYRPGVTVIDAGYGNNTPFLKQLESRNLTYVAAIAKNRQVTAQTSGDESARKQGLEAIAQTLAVEQFTPVQLNLEQPRTVWVALLPVHVPKLEGTRWLAIQLNASSFEQATEVDYFLTNASDNQVSAAWVAQTYSARNWVEVFYREAKGWLGLSEYQVRDALSMKRHWVLVFIAYTFILWHQLTGGFRRRWATKPLQTFAEALEAFRTAVEFRLVRWLNEHVDVFASHRAKFGYIWA